A single Perognathus longimembris pacificus isolate PPM17 chromosome 17, ASM2315922v1, whole genome shotgun sequence DNA region contains:
- the Aldoc gene encoding fructose-bisphosphate aldolase C isoform X1, protein MTDLASVARGRSRGSDFYILSSLQKAVTMPHSYPALSAEQKKELCDIALRIVAPGKGILAADESVGSMAKRLSQIGVENTEENRRLYRQVLFSADDRVKKCIGGVIFFHETLYQKDDNGVPFVRTIQDKGIVVGIKVDKGVVPLAGTNGETTTQGLDGLSERCAQYKKDGADFAKWRCVLKISERTPSALAILENANVLARYASICQQNGIVPIVEPEILPDGDHDLKRCQYVTEKVLAAVYKALSDHHVYLEGTLLKPNMVTPGHACPIKYSPEEIAMATITALRRTVPPAVPGVTFLSGGQSEEEASLNLNAINRCPLPRPWALTFSYGRALQASALNAWRGQRDNAEAATEEFIKRAEVNGLAAQGKYEGSGEDGGAAAQSLYIANHAY, encoded by the exons ATGACAGATTTAGCCAGTGTGGCCAggggaagaagcagaggatctgACTTTTATATCTTGTCTTCACTCCAGAAAGCTGTCACCATGCCCCACTCATACCCAGCCCTTTCTGCTGAGCAGAAGAAAGAGTTGTGTGACATTGCCCTACGGATTGTGGCCCCGGGCAAAGGCATTCTGGCTGCAGATGAGTCTGTAG GCAGCATGGCCAAGAGGCTGAGCCAAATTGGGGTGGAAAACACGGAGGAGAACCGCCGGCTATACCGCCAGGTCTTGTTCAGCGCTGATGATCGTGTGAAGAAGTGCATTGGAGGAGTCATCTTCTTCCATGAAACTCTCTACCAGAAAGATGACAACGGTGTTCCTTTTGTCCGAACCATCCAGGATAAGGGCATTGTCGTGGGCATCAAG GTTGACAAGGGTGTCGTGCCTCTTGCTGGGACTAATGGAGAAACTACCACTCAAG GGCTAGATGGGCTCTCAGAACGCTGTGCCCAGTACAAGAAGGATGGTGCTGACTTTGCCAAATGGCGCTGTGTGCTGAAAATCAGTGAGCGCACACCCTCAGCACTGGCCATTCTGGAGAATGCCAATGTGCTGGCCCGCTATGCCAGCATCTGTCAACAG AATGGCATTGTGCCTATTGTGGAGCCTGAGATCCTGCCTGATGGAGACCATGACCTCAAACGTTGCCAGTATGTTACAGAGAAG GTCCTGGCTGCtgtgtacaaggccctgagtgatCATCACGTGTACTTGGAGGGAACCCTACTCAAGCCCAACATGGTAACTCCTGGCCATGCCTGTCCCATCAAGTATAGCCCAGAGGAGATTGCCATGGCCACCATCACTGCCCTGCGCCGCACCGTGCCCCCAGCTGTCCCAG GAGTGACCTTCCTCTCTGGGGGTCAGAGTGAAGAGGAGGCATCGCTCAACCTCAATGCCATCAACCGTTGCCCTCTTCCCCGGCCATGGGCCCTCACCTTTTCCTATGGACGTGCCCTGCAGGCCTCTGCACTCAATGCCTGGCGAGGGCAAAGGGACAATGCTGAGGCTGCCACTGAAGAGTTCATTAAGCGGGCTGAG gTCAATGGGCTTGCTGCCCAGGGCAAGTATGaaggcagtggagaagatggCGGAGCGGCAGCACAGTCCCTCTACATTGCCAATCATGCATACTGA
- the Aldoc gene encoding fructose-bisphosphate aldolase C isoform X2, with protein sequence MPHSYPALSAEQKKELCDIALRIVAPGKGILAADESVGSMAKRLSQIGVENTEENRRLYRQVLFSADDRVKKCIGGVIFFHETLYQKDDNGVPFVRTIQDKGIVVGIKVDKGVVPLAGTNGETTTQGLDGLSERCAQYKKDGADFAKWRCVLKISERTPSALAILENANVLARYASICQQNGIVPIVEPEILPDGDHDLKRCQYVTEKVLAAVYKALSDHHVYLEGTLLKPNMVTPGHACPIKYSPEEIAMATITALRRTVPPAVPGVTFLSGGQSEEEASLNLNAINRCPLPRPWALTFSYGRALQASALNAWRGQRDNAEAATEEFIKRAEVNGLAAQGKYEGSGEDGGAAAQSLYIANHAY encoded by the exons ATGCCCCACTCATACCCAGCCCTTTCTGCTGAGCAGAAGAAAGAGTTGTGTGACATTGCCCTACGGATTGTGGCCCCGGGCAAAGGCATTCTGGCTGCAGATGAGTCTGTAG GCAGCATGGCCAAGAGGCTGAGCCAAATTGGGGTGGAAAACACGGAGGAGAACCGCCGGCTATACCGCCAGGTCTTGTTCAGCGCTGATGATCGTGTGAAGAAGTGCATTGGAGGAGTCATCTTCTTCCATGAAACTCTCTACCAGAAAGATGACAACGGTGTTCCTTTTGTCCGAACCATCCAGGATAAGGGCATTGTCGTGGGCATCAAG GTTGACAAGGGTGTCGTGCCTCTTGCTGGGACTAATGGAGAAACTACCACTCAAG GGCTAGATGGGCTCTCAGAACGCTGTGCCCAGTACAAGAAGGATGGTGCTGACTTTGCCAAATGGCGCTGTGTGCTGAAAATCAGTGAGCGCACACCCTCAGCACTGGCCATTCTGGAGAATGCCAATGTGCTGGCCCGCTATGCCAGCATCTGTCAACAG AATGGCATTGTGCCTATTGTGGAGCCTGAGATCCTGCCTGATGGAGACCATGACCTCAAACGTTGCCAGTATGTTACAGAGAAG GTCCTGGCTGCtgtgtacaaggccctgagtgatCATCACGTGTACTTGGAGGGAACCCTACTCAAGCCCAACATGGTAACTCCTGGCCATGCCTGTCCCATCAAGTATAGCCCAGAGGAGATTGCCATGGCCACCATCACTGCCCTGCGCCGCACCGTGCCCCCAGCTGTCCCAG GAGTGACCTTCCTCTCTGGGGGTCAGAGTGAAGAGGAGGCATCGCTCAACCTCAATGCCATCAACCGTTGCCCTCTTCCCCGGCCATGGGCCCTCACCTTTTCCTATGGACGTGCCCTGCAGGCCTCTGCACTCAATGCCTGGCGAGGGCAAAGGGACAATGCTGAGGCTGCCACTGAAGAGTTCATTAAGCGGGCTGAG gTCAATGGGCTTGCTGCCCAGGGCAAGTATGaaggcagtggagaagatggCGGAGCGGCAGCACAGTCCCTCTACATTGCCAATCATGCATACTGA
- the Aldoc gene encoding fructose-bisphosphate aldolase C isoform X3, which produces MAKRLSQIGVENTEENRRLYRQVLFSADDRVKKCIGGVIFFHETLYQKDDNGVPFVRTIQDKGIVVGIKVDKGVVPLAGTNGETTTQGLDGLSERCAQYKKDGADFAKWRCVLKISERTPSALAILENANVLARYASICQQNGIVPIVEPEILPDGDHDLKRCQYVTEKVLAAVYKALSDHHVYLEGTLLKPNMVTPGHACPIKYSPEEIAMATITALRRTVPPAVPGVTFLSGGQSEEEASLNLNAINRCPLPRPWALTFSYGRALQASALNAWRGQRDNAEAATEEFIKRAEVNGLAAQGKYEGSGEDGGAAAQSLYIANHAY; this is translated from the exons ATGGCCAAGAGGCTGAGCCAAATTGGGGTGGAAAACACGGAGGAGAACCGCCGGCTATACCGCCAGGTCTTGTTCAGCGCTGATGATCGTGTGAAGAAGTGCATTGGAGGAGTCATCTTCTTCCATGAAACTCTCTACCAGAAAGATGACAACGGTGTTCCTTTTGTCCGAACCATCCAGGATAAGGGCATTGTCGTGGGCATCAAG GTTGACAAGGGTGTCGTGCCTCTTGCTGGGACTAATGGAGAAACTACCACTCAAG GGCTAGATGGGCTCTCAGAACGCTGTGCCCAGTACAAGAAGGATGGTGCTGACTTTGCCAAATGGCGCTGTGTGCTGAAAATCAGTGAGCGCACACCCTCAGCACTGGCCATTCTGGAGAATGCCAATGTGCTGGCCCGCTATGCCAGCATCTGTCAACAG AATGGCATTGTGCCTATTGTGGAGCCTGAGATCCTGCCTGATGGAGACCATGACCTCAAACGTTGCCAGTATGTTACAGAGAAG GTCCTGGCTGCtgtgtacaaggccctgagtgatCATCACGTGTACTTGGAGGGAACCCTACTCAAGCCCAACATGGTAACTCCTGGCCATGCCTGTCCCATCAAGTATAGCCCAGAGGAGATTGCCATGGCCACCATCACTGCCCTGCGCCGCACCGTGCCCCCAGCTGTCCCAG GAGTGACCTTCCTCTCTGGGGGTCAGAGTGAAGAGGAGGCATCGCTCAACCTCAATGCCATCAACCGTTGCCCTCTTCCCCGGCCATGGGCCCTCACCTTTTCCTATGGACGTGCCCTGCAGGCCTCTGCACTCAATGCCTGGCGAGGGCAAAGGGACAATGCTGAGGCTGCCACTGAAGAGTTCATTAAGCGGGCTGAG gTCAATGGGCTTGCTGCCCAGGGCAAGTATGaaggcagtggagaagatggCGGAGCGGCAGCACAGTCCCTCTACATTGCCAATCATGCATACTGA
- the Pigs gene encoding GPI transamidase component PIG-S, translated as MAAAGAAATDLEVIRGKRAALFFAAVAIPLGLPLWWKTTETYRAPLPYSEISGLNALQLRLKVPVTVVFTRDSVPLDDQEKLPFTVVHEREIPLKYKMKIKCRFQKAYRRALDYEEEVLSLSNVHEAKAMLAEPQEQAEGSLTVYVISENSSLLPQDMMSYIGPERTAVIRGIMHPEAFNIIGRRVIQVAQAMSLTEDVLAAALADHLPENKWNSDNRRPLKSSLGYEITFSLLNPDPKSHDVYWDIEGAVQRYVRPFLNALSAVGNFSVDSQILYYAVLGVNPRFDPASSSYYLGIHSLPHVINPVESRLGSSAASLYPVLNFLLYVPELVHSPLYIQNKNGDPMPTNAFHSPRWGGIMVYNVDPQTYNASELPVRVEVDMVQVMEVFLAQLRLLFGISQPKVPPKCLLSELKSEGLMTWELDRLLWARSVENLATATTTLTSLAQLLGKISNIVIKDDVASEVYKAVAAVQKAAEELASGHLSSAFVASQEAVTSSERAFFDPSLLHLLYFPDDQKFAIYIPLFLPMAVPILLSLVKIFLETRKSWKKPEKTD; from the exons ATGGCGGCCGCTGGGGCCGCCGCTACGGACCTTG AGGTGATCCGGGGCAAACGCGCCGCCCTCTTCTTCGCTGCGGTTGCCATCCCGCTGGGACTGCCGCTCTGGTGGAAGACCACGGAGACGTACCGGGCCCCTTTGCCGTATTCCGAGATCAGTGGGCTGAACGCCCTGCAG CTCCGGCTCAAGGTGCCAGTCACCGTGGTGTTTACCCGGGATTCAGTGCCTCTGGACGACCAGGAGAAGCTGCCCTTCACGGTTGTGCACGAGAGAGAGATCCCTCTGAAAT acaaaatgaaaatcaaatgcCGTTTCCAGAAGGCTTATCGAAGAGCTTTGGACTATGAGGAGGAGGTCCTATCATTGAGCAATGTGCATG AGGCAAAAGCCATGTTAGCTGAGCCTCAGGAGCAAGCAGAGGGCTCCCTGACTGTGTACGTGATCTCTGAAAACTCTTCACTCCTTCCCCAG GACATGATGAGCTACATTGGGCCTGAGAGGACAGCAGTTATACGAGGGATAATGCACCCCGAGGCTTTTAACATCATTGGCCGTCGTGTGATCCAAGTAGCCCAGGCCATGTCTTTGACTGAGGATGTGCTTGCTGCTGCTCTAGCTGACCATCTCCCAGAGAACAAGTGGAACTCTGATAACAGGCGGCCTCTCAAGTCCAGCTTGG GGTATGAGATCACCTTCAGTTTACTCAACCCAGACCCCAAGTCCCACGACGTCTACTGGGACATTGAGGGGGCTGTCCAGCGCTACGTGCGGCCCTTCCTAAATGCCCTCAGTGCTGTTGGCAACTTCTCTGTGGACTCCCAG ATCCTTTACTATGCGGTGCTGGGGGTAAACCCTCGCTTTGACCCAGCCTCATCCAGCTACTACTTGGGCATACATAGCCTCCCCCATGTGATTAACCCCGTAGAGTCTCGTCTGG GATCCAGTGCTGCCTCCTTATATCCTGTGCTCAACTTCCTACTCTATGTGCCTGAGCTGGTCCACTCTCCACTGTACATTCAGAACAAAAATGGGGATCCGATGCCCACAAATGCCTTCCACAGTCCCCGCTGGGGTGGCATTATG GTATACAATGTTGACCCCCAAACCTATAATGCCTCTGAACTGCCCGTGAGAGTGGAGGTGGACATGGTGCAAGTGATGGAAGTCTTCCTGGCCCAGTTGCG GCTGCTCTTTGGGATTTCTCAGCCCAAGGTGCCTCCAAAATGCCTTCTTTCAGAGTTGAAGAGTGAAGGACTGATGACCTGGGAGCTAGACCGGCTGCTCTGGGCTCGGTCAGTGGAGAACCTGGCCACAGCTACCACTACCCTCACTTCCTTGGCTCAACTTCTGGGCAAGATCAGCAACATTGTCATCAAGGATGACGTGGCCTCTGAG gTGTACAAGGCTGTGGCTGCAGTCCAGAAGGCAGCAGAGGAATTGGCCTCTGGGCACTTGTCCTCTGCCTTTGTTGCCAGCCAGGAAGCGGTGACATCCTCTGAACGTGCCTTTTTTGATCCTTCACTCCTCCACCTCCTCTATTTCCCTGATGACCAGAAATTTGCCATCTACATCCCACTCTTCTTACCTATGGCTGTGCCCATCCTCCTGTCACTGGTCAAGATTTTCCTGGAGACCCGCAAGTCCTGGAAAAAGCCTGAAAAGACAGACTGA